From Tripterygium wilfordii isolate XIE 37 chromosome 13, ASM1340144v1, whole genome shotgun sequence, the proteins below share one genomic window:
- the LOC120013080 gene encoding 4'-phosphopantetheinyl transferase Sfp-like isoform X1, which produces METHFWYILPDEVQNTTLLDRYIELLSPCERENVFSMHGNHLRKQALLARALVRTTIARYQINCQVNPRSLKFKKNIYGKPEVEWPIFDDWDPPALNFNISHTSSLIACGVTVNSPIGVDVEEKQRRLKSDILSFAHRYFSPREVETLTMILDPEVRRQEFIKLWTLKESYVKALGRGFSAAPFKTFTIQFRAGTKGGRHLSQKLDYETPEIVVDPSNDSTMRARKFQFSLLDLTGSHYAAICIENDKTICAEGCVPLKLKVWKTIPFVKDEYVSGPRQLYQSGA; this is translated from the exons AT GGAGACACATTTTTGGTATATTTTGCCTGATGAGGTGCAGAATACAACACTGTTGGATCGATATATAGAGCTTCTATCACCTTGTGAGAGAGAAAATGTCTTCAGCATGCATGGAAACCATCTCAGAAAGCAAGCCCTCCTCGCCCGAGCATTGGTTCGCACAACAATTGCAAGAT ATCAGATAAATTGTCAAGTTAATCCAAGATCCTTGAAgtttaagaaaaatatttatgggAAACCAGAG GTAGAGTGGCCGATATTTGATGATTGGGACCCGCCGGCATTGAATTTCAACATATCCCATACATCTTCTTTAATAGCCTGTGGAGTGACTGTAAATTCTCCT ATTGGAGTTGATGTGGAGGAGAAGCAACGCAGGTTAAAGAGTGATATCCTGTCTTTTGCTCATAGGTACTTTTCTCCTCGTGAAGTGGAGACTTTAACAATGATATTAGACCCTGAAGTTCGGCGCCAGGAGTTTATCAAGTTATGGACTTTGAAG GAATCATATGTAAAGGCACTCGGAAGGGGCTTCTCTGCTGCGCCTTTTAAAACTTTCACAATCCAGTTCAGAGCAGGAACTAAAGGAGGCCGTCATCTTTCTCAGAAATTAGATTATGAG ACGCCAGAAATAGTTGTTGATCCTTCTAATGACTCAACAATGCGCGCaagaaaatttcaattttcactcCTGGATTTGACTGGCTCTCATTATGCTGCCATTTGCATAGAAAATGATAAAACAATTTGTG CTGAAGGCTGTGTTCCATTGAAATTGAAGGTGTGGAAAACCATTCCATTTGTCAAAGATGAATATGTTTCGGGACCGAGGCAGT
- the LOC120013080 gene encoding 4'-phosphopantetheinyl transferase Sfp-like isoform X5 — METHFWYILPDEVQNTTLLDRYIELLSPCERENVFSMHGNHLRKQALLARALVRTTIARYQINCQVNPRSLKFKKNIYGKPEVEWPIFDDWDPPALNFNISHTSSLIACGVTVNSPIGVDVEEKQRRLKSDILSFAHRYFSPREVETLTMILDPEVRRQEFIKLWTLKESYVKALGRGFSAAPFKTFTIQFRAGTKGGRHLSQKLDYE, encoded by the exons AT GGAGACACATTTTTGGTATATTTTGCCTGATGAGGTGCAGAATACAACACTGTTGGATCGATATATAGAGCTTCTATCACCTTGTGAGAGAGAAAATGTCTTCAGCATGCATGGAAACCATCTCAGAAAGCAAGCCCTCCTCGCCCGAGCATTGGTTCGCACAACAATTGCAAGAT ATCAGATAAATTGTCAAGTTAATCCAAGATCCTTGAAgtttaagaaaaatatttatgggAAACCAGAG GTAGAGTGGCCGATATTTGATGATTGGGACCCGCCGGCATTGAATTTCAACATATCCCATACATCTTCTTTAATAGCCTGTGGAGTGACTGTAAATTCTCCT ATTGGAGTTGATGTGGAGGAGAAGCAACGCAGGTTAAAGAGTGATATCCTGTCTTTTGCTCATAGGTACTTTTCTCCTCGTGAAGTGGAGACTTTAACAATGATATTAGACCCTGAAGTTCGGCGCCAGGAGTTTATCAAGTTATGGACTTTGAAG GAATCATATGTAAAGGCACTCGGAAGGGGCTTCTCTGCTGCGCCTTTTAAAACTTTCACAATCCAGTTCAGAGCAGGAACTAAAGGAGGCCGTCATCTTTCTCAGAAATTAGATTATGAG TGA
- the LOC120013080 gene encoding uncharacterized protein LOC120013080 isoform X4 codes for MSSACMETISESKPSSPEHWFAQQLQDVEWPIFDDWDPPALNFNISHTSSLIACGVTVNSPIGVDVEEKQRRLKSDILSFAHRYFSPREVETLTMILDPEVRRQEFIKLWTLKESYVKALGRGFSAAPFKTFTIQFRAGTKGGRHLSQKLDYETPEIVVDPSNDSTMRARKFQFSLLDLTGSHYAAICIENDKTICAEGCVPLKLKVWKTIPFVKDEYVSGPRQLYQSGA; via the exons ATGTCTTCAGCATGCATGGAAACCATCTCAGAAAGCAAGCCCTCCTCGCCCGAGCATTGGTTCGCACAACAATTGCAAGAT GTAGAGTGGCCGATATTTGATGATTGGGACCCGCCGGCATTGAATTTCAACATATCCCATACATCTTCTTTAATAGCCTGTGGAGTGACTGTAAATTCTCCT ATTGGAGTTGATGTGGAGGAGAAGCAACGCAGGTTAAAGAGTGATATCCTGTCTTTTGCTCATAGGTACTTTTCTCCTCGTGAAGTGGAGACTTTAACAATGATATTAGACCCTGAAGTTCGGCGCCAGGAGTTTATCAAGTTATGGACTTTGAAG GAATCATATGTAAAGGCACTCGGAAGGGGCTTCTCTGCTGCGCCTTTTAAAACTTTCACAATCCAGTTCAGAGCAGGAACTAAAGGAGGCCGTCATCTTTCTCAGAAATTAGATTATGAG ACGCCAGAAATAGTTGTTGATCCTTCTAATGACTCAACAATGCGCGCaagaaaatttcaattttcactcCTGGATTTGACTGGCTCTCATTATGCTGCCATTTGCATAGAAAATGATAAAACAATTTGTG CTGAAGGCTGTGTTCCATTGAAATTGAAGGTGTGGAAAACCATTCCATTTGTCAAAGATGAATATGTTTCGGGACCGAGGCAGT
- the LOC120013080 gene encoding 4'-phosphopantetheinyl transferase ffp-like isoform X2: MSSACMETISESKPSSPEHWFAQQLQDINCQVNPRSLKFKKNIYGKPEVEWPIFDDWDPPALNFNISHTSSLIACGVTVNSPIGVDVEEKQRRLKSDILSFAHRYFSPREVETLTMILDPEVRRQEFIKLWTLKESYVKALGRGFSAAPFKTFTIQFRAGTKGGRHLSQKLDYETPEIVVDPSNDSTMRARKFQFSLLDLTGSHYAAICIENDKTICAEGCVPLKLKVWKTIPFVKDEYVSGPRQLYQSGA; the protein is encoded by the exons ATGTCTTCAGCATGCATGGAAACCATCTCAGAAAGCAAGCCCTCCTCGCCCGAGCATTGGTTCGCACAACAATTGCAAGAT ATAAATTGTCAAGTTAATCCAAGATCCTTGAAgtttaagaaaaatatttatgggAAACCAGAG GTAGAGTGGCCGATATTTGATGATTGGGACCCGCCGGCATTGAATTTCAACATATCCCATACATCTTCTTTAATAGCCTGTGGAGTGACTGTAAATTCTCCT ATTGGAGTTGATGTGGAGGAGAAGCAACGCAGGTTAAAGAGTGATATCCTGTCTTTTGCTCATAGGTACTTTTCTCCTCGTGAAGTGGAGACTTTAACAATGATATTAGACCCTGAAGTTCGGCGCCAGGAGTTTATCAAGTTATGGACTTTGAAG GAATCATATGTAAAGGCACTCGGAAGGGGCTTCTCTGCTGCGCCTTTTAAAACTTTCACAATCCAGTTCAGAGCAGGAACTAAAGGAGGCCGTCATCTTTCTCAGAAATTAGATTATGAG ACGCCAGAAATAGTTGTTGATCCTTCTAATGACTCAACAATGCGCGCaagaaaatttcaattttcactcCTGGATTTGACTGGCTCTCATTATGCTGCCATTTGCATAGAAAATGATAAAACAATTTGTG CTGAAGGCTGTGTTCCATTGAAATTGAAGGTGTGGAAAACCATTCCATTTGTCAAAGATGAATATGTTTCGGGACCGAGGCAGT
- the LOC120013080 gene encoding 4'-phosphopantetheinyl transferase-like isoform X3, with the protein MHGNHLRKQALLARALVRTTIARYQINCQVNPRSLKFKKNIYGKPEVEWPIFDDWDPPALNFNISHTSSLIACGVTVNSPIGVDVEEKQRRLKSDILSFAHRYFSPREVETLTMILDPEVRRQEFIKLWTLKESYVKALGRGFSAAPFKTFTIQFRAGTKGGRHLSQKLDYETPEIVVDPSNDSTMRARKFQFSLLDLTGSHYAAICIENDKTICAEGCVPLKLKVWKTIPFVKDEYVSGPRQLYQSGA; encoded by the exons ATGCATGGAAACCATCTCAGAAAGCAAGCCCTCCTCGCCCGAGCATTGGTTCGCACAACAATTGCAAGAT ATCAGATAAATTGTCAAGTTAATCCAAGATCCTTGAAgtttaagaaaaatatttatgggAAACCAGAG GTAGAGTGGCCGATATTTGATGATTGGGACCCGCCGGCATTGAATTTCAACATATCCCATACATCTTCTTTAATAGCCTGTGGAGTGACTGTAAATTCTCCT ATTGGAGTTGATGTGGAGGAGAAGCAACGCAGGTTAAAGAGTGATATCCTGTCTTTTGCTCATAGGTACTTTTCTCCTCGTGAAGTGGAGACTTTAACAATGATATTAGACCCTGAAGTTCGGCGCCAGGAGTTTATCAAGTTATGGACTTTGAAG GAATCATATGTAAAGGCACTCGGAAGGGGCTTCTCTGCTGCGCCTTTTAAAACTTTCACAATCCAGTTCAGAGCAGGAACTAAAGGAGGCCGTCATCTTTCTCAGAAATTAGATTATGAG ACGCCAGAAATAGTTGTTGATCCTTCTAATGACTCAACAATGCGCGCaagaaaatttcaattttcactcCTGGATTTGACTGGCTCTCATTATGCTGCCATTTGCATAGAAAATGATAAAACAATTTGTG CTGAAGGCTGTGTTCCATTGAAATTGAAGGTGTGGAAAACCATTCCATTTGTCAAAGATGAATATGTTTCGGGACCGAGGCAGT